The stretch of DNA CTACCGCACGTTCGCCATCGCGGTGGAAGGCGCGCTGCAGCGCCGTGGGGCTGAGCATCAGGGGCAGGGCGCTCTTGCGGCCCATGATGGAGCAGGACGTGTCGATTGTGCCCACGCCCGCGAGGACGTTGGGCACCAGGTCGACCTCGTCGAAGGCACTGGTGTTGCGCGCCTTGGTGATTTCGTCGTCCGCTGCCCCGTCGATGTAATCGAACACCGGCCAGGGCAGCCGTTGTTTCGCAAGGCGGCGGAAGTCGTCGATGTTGTGGCAGTCGGTCAGCTTCATGCGCGCCCCAATGCTTCCTGCTCGGCTAATGTGAGGTGGCGTGGTTTGGCAATCGGCTCAAGTGTCCTCGCGTCAAACAGCGCACTACGTCGCCGGTCGCCGGAGCTCAGGTCCTTAAGCATTCGCCTGAAGAAACGCCACATCAGCCTGGCGAAGGAAAGTTCGGGCAGGTTGCTGGCATCACCCGTTGCCTGCTCCGGGAAGACATGGCCGATCGGATCACCAAGCAGGATGTCGCGCTTGTCAGCATCGGTATTGGCAAGAAGGGTCGTTACGTAGGGGACCCGCCCATTCGCATAGGTGTTGAACAGCGGTGACTGGCAACAACTGGCATACCAGCGCAGTGTCTTGCCCTCGGTCATATGGAGGCTTGCCAGTTTATCTCGGCCCGACTGCAGTCTCACCCGTGCGCAGCGGGACTGATACAGATCGGTGCCGCCGAGATCGTCGAGGACGCGGGCTTCCTGGCCCAGATGCCGTACGAGGTCGCGGCAGTCGACGCAGTGGCATACCACACGGTCGCCCTCCTGCGGATTCGCATGCTCGATGACGCCGGTCACCGAGCCACATTTGCAGGCGAAGGGTAATTCGTCGGACGCGCCCATGGCCTCTCTCTCCATGAGCGCGTCCTAACTGTCAGTTCTTGTCCTTGTCGACCAGCTTGTTTGCGCCGATCCAGGGCATCATGGCGCGCAGCTGTGCGCCGGTCTGCTCGATCGGGTGCGCAGCGGCGGCCTTGCGACTTGCCTTCAACTCGGGCTGGCCCGCCTGGTTGTCGAGCACGAAGTCCTTCACGAAGCGGCCCGACTGGATGTCCTTGAGGACGCGCTTCATTTCGGCCTTGGTCTCTTCGGTGATGATGCGCGGACCGGTCTTGATGTCGCCGTACTCGGCGGTGTTCGAGATCGAATAACGCATGTTGGCGATGCCACCTTCATAAAGCAGGTCGACGATCAGCTTGGTCTCGTGGAGGCACTCGAAATAGGCCATTTCGGGTGCGTAGCCAGCTTCGACCAGCGTTTCGAACCCGGCCTGGATCAGGTGGGTGATGCCACCGCAAAGCACGGCCTGCTCGCCGAACAGGTCGGTTTCGCACTCTTCCTTGAAGTTGGTTTCGATAATGCCCGAGCGGCCGCCGCCGACCGCGCTGGCGTAGGACAGCGCGAGCTGCTTGGCGAAGCCATTGCCGCCCGACTGGTTGCTTTCCTGGTGCACGGCGATGAGGCAGGGCACGCCGCCACCCTTGAGGTATTCACCGCGCACGGTGTGGCCGGGGCCCTTGGGCGCGATCATGATCACGTCGACGTCGGCCGGCGGATCGATCAGGCCAAAGTGAATGTTGAGGCCATGCGCGAAAGCGAGCGCGCTGCCTGGCTTCATCTTGCCCGCCACTTCATTGGCGTAGATCGCGGCCTGGTGCTCGTCGGGCGCGAGGATCATCAGGACGTCGGCCCATTCGGCAGCTTCCGCGACGGTCTTGACCGGGAAGCCGGCGCCTTCCGCCTTGCGCGCAGTGGCCGAGCCGGGGCGAAGGGCAACGGCGACTTCGCCCACGCCGCTGTCACGCAGGTTCTGGGCATGGGCGTGGCCCTGGCTGCCGTAACCGACAATGGCGACCTTCTTCCCCTTGATCAGCTGCTGGTCGCAATCGGTATCGTAATAGACTTGCATTGTTTTCCTCACGTCAGATGCGGCGTCAGTCGTGCCCGGCGCCGCGCATCATTCCCACGATCCCCGAGCGACCGACCTCGACCAGGCCGAGTTCGCGCATCAGGGTGATGAAACTGTGGATCTTGTCCGGCGAGCCGGTGAGCTCGAAGACGAAGCTGCTGGTGGTTGTATCCACCACGTTGGCGCGGAACAGCTCCGCGATCCGCAGGGCTTCAACCCGGTTGTCGCCTTTACCGGCAACCTTCACCAGCGCCAGTTCACGTTCGACATGCGCGCCACTTTCAGTGAGGTCGATAACCTTGTGGACGGGCACAAGCCGTTCGAGCTGTGCGCGGATCTGGTCGATCACCGGTTCGGGGCCGTTGGTGACGATGGTGATGCGGCTGATCGCGTGGTCCTCGGATATATCGGCCACGGTCAGGCTGTCGATGTTGTAGCCGCGCGCGGTGAACAGCCCCGCGATCTTGGCGAGGATACCCGCCTCGTTATCGACGATCACGTTGAGGACGTGCCGCTCGCTGGCCTGCTGGGCGATCTTCATGCTCGCATGTCCTGCCACACGGGTTCGAACATCCGCCCTTCGCCGTC from Erythrobacter mangrovi encodes:
- the ilvC gene encoding ketol-acid reductoisomerase produces the protein MQVYYDTDCDQQLIKGKKVAIVGYGSQGHAHAQNLRDSGVGEVAVALRPGSATARKAEGAGFPVKTVAEAAEWADVLMILAPDEHQAAIYANEVAGKMKPGSALAFAHGLNIHFGLIDPPADVDVIMIAPKGPGHTVRGEYLKGGGVPCLIAVHQESNQSGGNGFAKQLALSYASAVGGGRSGIIETNFKEECETDLFGEQAVLCGGITHLIQAGFETLVEAGYAPEMAYFECLHETKLIVDLLYEGGIANMRYSISNTAEYGDIKTGPRIITEETKAEMKRVLKDIQSGRFVKDFVLDNQAGQPELKASRKAAAAHPIEQTGAQLRAMMPWIGANKLVDKDKN
- a CDS encoding DUF6151 family protein; the encoded protein is MGASDELPFACKCGSVTGVIEHANPQEGDRVVCHCVDCRDLVRHLGQEARVLDDLGGTDLYQSRCARVRLQSGRDKLASLHMTEGKTLRWYASCCQSPLFNTYANGRVPYVTTLLANTDADKRDILLGDPIGHVFPEQATGDASNLPELSFARLMWRFFRRMLKDLSSGDRRRSALFDARTLEPIAKPRHLTLAEQEALGRA
- the ilvN gene encoding acetolactate synthase small subunit, whose translation is MKIAQQASERHVLNVIVDNEAGILAKIAGLFTARGYNIDSLTVADISEDHAISRITIVTNGPEPVIDQIRAQLERLVPVHKVIDLTESGAHVERELALVKVAGKGDNRVEALRIAELFRANVVDTTTSSFVFELTGSPDKIHSFITLMRELGLVEVGRSGIVGMMRGAGHD